In Neomonachus schauinslandi chromosome 6, ASM220157v2, whole genome shotgun sequence, a genomic segment contains:
- the LOC110574198 gene encoding LOW QUALITY PROTEIN: transmembrane epididymal protein 1-like (The sequence of the model RefSeq protein was modified relative to this genomic sequence to represent the inferred CDS: deleted 1 base in 1 codon) → MIVNDSSSILRAPPRNKGIWARLWKISYRGLLKMVTGSILMVYVVFCLDVMILMDTKNALRFLYPKEWQHLTMFILLTLSGCVDVMSKNLLPQRCVLLEKGTLALTFYVLLLLLMSHVQDSTGIELQTHRLLILVVFLLMLVLTIELWTPDTFHLLLIETFLFLMMGSWLIQAGFILYKPVTGYPWQDDDISDIMFITTFFCWHVMINALCLLGIYGISSLWHRCYGTSLKLMGSKEAPYHKSTVGSLYKLLQEVDPSEKDDQALLLSKNPS, encoded by the exons ATGATAGTCAATGACTCA TCCTCTATCCTTCGTGCCCCCCCCAGGAATAAAGGAATATGGGCCAGGCTGTGGAAAATATCCTATAGAGGTTTGCTGAAAATGGTGACTGGTTCCATCTTAATGGTTTATGTGGTCTTCTGTCTTGATGTGATGATACTCATGGATACGAAGAATGCACTAAGATTTCTGTACCCCAAAGAGTGGCAGCACCTCACCATGTTCATCCTCCTCACCCTCAGTGGCTGTGTCGATGTCATGAGCAAGAACTTGCTGCCTCAGAGGTGTGTGCTTCTAGAAAAAGGTACCCTGGCCCTGACCTTCTATGTGCTCCTGCTGTTATTGATGTCACATGTCCAGGACTCAACAGGGATAGAGCTTCAGACACACCGTCTGCTCATCTTGGTGGTGTTCCTACTGATGCTGGTGTTGACTATAGAGCTGTGGACTCCTGACACATTTCACCTCTTGCTGATTGAGACTTTTCTGTTTCTGATGATGGGCTCCTGGCTGATACAGGCAGGCTTTATTCTGTACAAGCCAGTCACTGGCTACCCATGGCAGGATGATGACATCAGCGACATCATGTTCATCACCACCTTCTTCTGTTGGCATGTGATGATCAATGCTTTGTGTCTGCTGGGAATCTATGGCATCTCTTCTCTTTGGCATCGTTGTTACGGTACCAGCTTGAAGCTGATGGGATCCAAAGAAGCTCCATATCACAAGAGCACTGTAGGATCCCTCTACAAATTGCTGCAGGAAGTGGATCCATCAGAGAAAGATGACCAGGCTCTTCTCCTTTCCAAAAACCCTTCCTGA